Within Peptococcaceae bacterium, the genomic segment CCTCGGGAAAAAATCGCTGGAAGAGGTTGACGAAAAACTCGCCGCTTTGGGCTTAAGCCTGAGAAAGGCCGAAGAATAGTATAGAAGGAAGCATCTTTGCATTAAAGGGGGTTAGAACTAATGGCCTACAGAAAACTTGGACGCAATACAGGGCAGCGCCGGGCCCTGCTTAGAAATATCACCACCTCGCTTCTCAAACACGGCCGTATTGAAACAACCGAGCCGAAAGCCAAAGAGCTGGCAAGCATAGTCGAAAAAATGATCACCCTGGGAAAACAGGGCGACCTGAGCTCCCGCCGCCAGGCAGCCTCGTATCTCCTGGATGAAAAGGTGGTCAAGGACCTGTTTGACAATATCAGCAAAAAATACGCCGACCGCCAGGGCGGTTACACCAGGATCATCAAGGCCGGCAGCCGCCGCGGCGACGCCGCCTCCCTGGTTATTGTGGAGCTGGTTTAAACAGAATCGAAAAAGCGGCGTTAATAAAGGTCAGGAAAACCGGAATCCTTAGCCGTTCGAGGTTAAGTGTTTGGCTTTCCTGGTTTTTGTTTCTAGTTCCGGAAAGCATTATTCAGCACCGGTGTTCTAAAGATTGAGTGGTGAAACAATGATTATTGTCAAGGACCTGGTACACCAGTACCATTTGCCCGGCGGCGACGTTCAGGCGCTGAAAGGCATCAATCTCCACGTCAAAAAGGGCGAATTCCTGGCGATTATTGGGCACAACGGTTCGGGCAAATCCACCCTGGCCAAGCACTTCAATGCCCTGCTCCTGCCCTCCGGCGGAAGCGTCACGGTCAACGGC encodes:
- the rplQ gene encoding 50S ribosomal protein L17, which produces MAYRKLGRNTGQRRALLRNITTSLLKHGRIETTEPKAKELASIVEKMITLGKQGDLSSRRQAASYLLDEKVVKDLFDNISKKYADRQGGYTRIIKAGSRRGDAASLVIVELV